The Opisthocomus hoazin isolate bOpiHoa1 chromosome W, bOpiHoa1.hap1, whole genome shotgun sequence genome includes a region encoding these proteins:
- the LOC142365672 gene encoding uncharacterized protein LOC142365672, with protein sequence MDQLFDPDAWHRVGMDLWDSVQVGNKEARQLAPVLRTVKNMIADMKDDATVAAAAARAVSAISQPAGECQDPCTAPLACETEPCGEPSVAPAPPTAPPLTENVPLPDSDSQEMDTDLPEGPTSLLYPKIHKSEPMDTLRKQQDQMTKLLDEMQRLDKGSRNATIKQAYRKAHQAITDGLRAVEQQICEESDGMGEVISGGSNNGSINVSAPAQHSQQRWVRLMLEDREMSLADADHYLRSKYDNGQMEWVPAKWIKPILNEHGRRRGGDKKTVGPVNKDATS encoded by the exons atggatcagctgttcgatccggatgcgtggcacagagttgggatggacttgtgggactctgtgcaggtcggaaacaaagaggcacggcaattagcccctgttttacgaactgttaaaaatatgattgctgatatgaaggacgatgctactgtggctgcagccgccgcgagagctgtttctgcaatcagtcaacccgcaggagagtgtcaagatccctgtacggcgccgTTGGCTTGTGAAACGGAGCCCTGCGGAGAACCGAgtgtggcaccagcgccacctacagccccaccactgacggagaatgtgccgctcccggactccgattctcaagaaatggatactgacttgcccgaaggaccaacatcgctattatacccaaagattcataaaagtgaacctatggacacattgagaaagcaacaggatcaaatgacaaagctgttggacgagatgcaacgactagataaaggatcccgtaacgccacgattaaacaggcatatcgaaaggctcaccaggccataacggacggtttgcgagcggtcgagcagcagatatgtgaggagtcggacgggatgggggaggtgatttcaggggggtcaaataatggaagcattaacgtaAGTGCGCCGGCACAGCATTCGCAGCAgcgctgggttaggctcatgctggaagacagggaaatgagcttagctgacgctgatcactatttgcgcagtaaatacg ataatggacagatggagtgggtgccggcgaaatggatcaaacccatcttgaatgaacatggaagaagaaggggaggcgataaaaagacagtgggcccggttaacaaagatgctacatcctaa